In the uncultured Methanolobus sp. genome, one interval contains:
- the budA gene encoding acetolactate decarboxylase — translation MKKINLYFLIMIISLSMLTAGCVSEQTEDVEAAENNMEDAASTSVTQTDTIYQFSVIDALLEGVYDGEITCAELKENGDFGLGTFDGLDGEMLELDGVIYQVKADGNVYKTNDTETSPFAAVTFFETDIQEDINTEMTGQGLASYIEELLPSKNLMYAVKITGNFSYMKTRSVAAQEKPYPRLVDVTKDQSVFEFNDTEGSIVGYWMPEYINGINVPGYHLHFITADRTAGGHILDYTINSGTIEIDSCDSFYLELPENENYLSTGLSADNEGDLEEAEN, via the coding sequence ATGAAAAAAATAAATCTTTACTTTTTGATTATGATTATCTCGTTATCGATGCTGACAGCAGGATGTGTGAGTGAACAAACGGAAGATGTGGAGGCTGCTGAAAATAATATGGAAGATGCAGCATCAACTTCAGTAACGCAAACCGATACAATATACCAGTTCTCAGTCATAGATGCACTTCTGGAAGGCGTATATGACGGAGAGATAACTTGTGCAGAGCTGAAAGAGAACGGAGATTTCGGTCTTGGTACATTTGACGGCCTTGACGGGGAAATGCTGGAACTTGACGGAGTCATATATCAGGTGAAAGCCGACGGCAATGTTTACAAAACCAATGACACGGAAACCTCACCATTTGCAGCAGTCACATTCTTTGAAACAGACATTCAGGAAGATATAAACACAGAAATGACCGGTCAGGGATTAGCATCATATATTGAAGAACTGCTTCCAAGTAAAAACCTGATGTATGCTGTTAAGATCACAGGGAACTTCTCATACATGAAGACACGCAGCGTAGCTGCCCAAGAAAAACCATATCCAAGACTTGTTGATGTAACAAAAGACCAGTCTGTGTTCGAGTTCAATGATACAGAAGGATCAATAGTCGGATACTGGATGCCTGAATACATTAATGGTATCAACGTACCCGGATATCACCTGCATTTCATTACAGCAGACAGGACAGCCGGAGGACACATACTTGATTACACAATAAATTCAGGAACTATTGAAATTGATAGTTGTGATAGTTTTTATCTGGAACTGCCGGAGAATGAGAATTATCTGAGCACAGGCCTTTCAGCAGATAATGAAGGTGATCTTGAAGAAGCAGAGAACTGA
- a CDS encoding chemotaxis protein CheW: MSDISESYADNIDDDLHQLVIFNLGVEEFGVNIMQVQEIIRMPDITRIPRSPEYIKGVVNLRGKIIVVMDLDRRFGMNETEMTDESRIVVVDINGTIIGLVVDSVSEVIRLKGSNIEQTPEIITQKINAEYLKGVGKMDDRLLILLNLENILTETAAA, from the coding sequence ATGAGCGATATAAGTGAAAGTTACGCTGACAATATTGACGATGACCTTCATCAACTTGTTATTTTCAATCTGGGTGTAGAAGAGTTTGGTGTCAACATAATGCAGGTGCAGGAAATAATCCGAATGCCTGATATTACAAGAATACCAAGGTCTCCTGAATACATAAAAGGTGTTGTTAACCTGAGAGGAAAGATCATAGTTGTTATGGATCTTGACAGACGTTTTGGAATGAACGAAACAGAAATGACAGATGAATCAAGGATAGTGGTCGTTGACATTAACGGTACAATTATCGGACTGGTTGTAGATTCTGTAAGCGAGGTAATTCGCCTGAAAGGTTCTAACATAGAACAGACACCTGAGATTATCACACAGAAGATCAATGCCGAATACCTGAAAGGTGTTGGTAAGATGGATGACAGGTTACTAATTCTCCTAAACCTTGAGAACATTTTAACTGAAACGGCAGCAGCATAA
- the argH gene encoding argininosuccinate lyase yields MSDILRRGRLSSTPDEDMLDFTSSMSADKWIFEADILVDMAHTVMLHEQGIIKEEDCSSILTGLLKIREEGIEKLDHSYEDIHISLESRLIDMVGEDTGGRMHSGRSRNDEVATCIRIRLRDELLSLMEELSGLRTAILERASENTETLMPGFTHLQHAQPTTFAHHLVAHSDAIGRDIGRVISAFSRVNKSPLGSAAFASTGFDLNRDRTCSLLGFDDLLGNSMDAVSTRDFLIESSSVMSNIMVNLSKMAEEIIIWSSSEFSFVELDDMYASTSSIMPQKKNPDSAELVRGKAGTVIGSLMALLSLCKALPLSYNRDLQEATPNMWRAVETTRSAVRITKGMIATMSVNTESMAEKSVLGFTTATELADTMVRAGGIPFRTAHQIVGVLARGDGNPTLADVDAVAKDVIGKTLSSRGLTEEMVKEALDPVLNINRRSITGGPAPSEMEKAIRSRFTELEDTKTDISELNSGIDSSLKVLYGIVEKYTGQKA; encoded by the coding sequence ATGAGCGATATTTTAAGGAGAGGACGCTTATCTTCAACGCCTGATGAAGATATGCTCGATTTTACATCATCAATGTCTGCTGACAAATGGATATTCGAGGCTGATATTCTGGTAGACATGGCCCACACGGTCATGCTGCATGAACAGGGAATCATAAAAGAGGAAGACTGCAGCAGTATTCTAACAGGCCTGCTGAAGATCAGGGAAGAAGGCATCGAAAAGCTGGACCACAGTTATGAGGACATCCATATCTCACTGGAGTCCAGGCTTATAGACATGGTAGGCGAGGATACCGGTGGCAGAATGCACTCAGGACGCTCACGCAATGACGAGGTTGCAACCTGCATCCGCATAAGGCTCAGGGATGAACTTCTCTCTTTAATGGAGGAGCTTTCAGGTCTAAGAACTGCTATTCTCGAGCGTGCGTCAGAGAATACCGAAACTCTCATGCCAGGTTTTACACATCTGCAACATGCACAGCCAACCACATTTGCACATCACCTTGTTGCACATTCAGATGCAATCGGCAGGGATATTGGGCGTGTTATCAGTGCATTCTCAAGAGTTAACAAATCCCCATTGGGCTCAGCAGCTTTTGCATCAACCGGTTTTGATCTTAATCGTGACAGAACCTGCTCACTGCTTGGATTTGATGACCTGCTTGGAAACTCAATGGATGCTGTAAGCACCCGTGATTTCCTGATTGAATCATCATCAGTGATGTCCAATATCATGGTGAACCTCAGTAAAATGGCAGAGGAAATTATCATCTGGTCAAGTTCTGAGTTTTCCTTTGTTGAACTTGATGACATGTATGCATCCACATCATCAATAATGCCCCAGAAGAAGAACCCTGATTCTGCTGAACTTGTCAGAGGCAAGGCAGGTACGGTTATCGGGTCACTTATGGCTCTGCTTTCTCTCTGTAAGGCACTTCCTTTGAGTTACAACCGTGACCTTCAGGAAGCTACACCTAATATGTGGCGTGCAGTTGAGACCACAAGAAGTGCTGTCCGTATCACAAAAGGTATGATAGCTACCATGAGTGTGAACACAGAATCAATGGCTGAAAAGTCAGTGCTTGGATTTACCACCGCCACAGAACTTGCAGATACAATGGTAAGAGCCGGTGGAATTCCTTTCAGGACAGCCCACCAGATAGTTGGCGTACTGGCAAGAGGAGATGGAAACCCGACACTGGCTGATGTTGATGCAGTAGCAAAGGATGTAATCGGGAAAACTTTGAGTTCCAGAGGTCTTACAGAGGAAATGGTAAAGGAAGCCCTTGATCCTGTTCTTAACATCAACAGGCGTTCAATCACAGGTGGTCCTGCACCTTCAGAAATGGAAAAGGCGATAAGGAGCCGCTTCACAGAACTCGAGGATACAAAAACCGATATATCAGAGCTAAACAGTGGAATTGATAGTTCATTGAAGGTTCTTTATGGCATTGTTGAAAAGTATACAGGACAAAAGGCTTGA
- the gatD gene encoding Glu-tRNA(Gln) amidotransferase subunit GatD, with the protein MDYEEGDKVKVEKAGVEYEGIAMPSTTGHIIVKMVSGYNAGIEPEGATVTVVQKKADMEEATKKAVKAEIKPKKGLPKVSILSTGGTIASKIDYRTGAVTSQFSADDILQAIPELTEIANFSGKAIYNILSENMKADYWQELARAVVEEIKNGADGIIIAHGTDTMMYSAAALSFMINTPVPIVFVGSQRSADRPSSDNAMNAICAAKVAVSGIAEVTVVMHSESSDDKCSIHRATKVRKMHTSRRDAFRSINSEPIGYVDYSTGKIITDLSYVKRNERELALMDSLEPKCALVKFTPGSSPDILGYFIDAGYKGIVIEGTGLGHVSTDWVPQIERATSQKIPAIITSQCLNGRICDRVYDTGRDILKAGAIEGKDMLPEVALVKMMWTLGQIQNYDDAVDILKQDIRCEINERSLE; encoded by the coding sequence ATGGATTATGAAGAGGGCGACAAAGTAAAGGTCGAAAAAGCCGGTGTCGAATATGAAGGTATAGCAATGCCAAGTACAACCGGTCATATTATCGTTAAGATGGTCAGTGGATATAATGCAGGTATTGAGCCTGAGGGTGCCACTGTTACAGTAGTACAGAAGAAAGCTGACATGGAAGAGGCCACAAAGAAAGCAGTAAAAGCTGAGATCAAACCAAAAAAAGGACTTCCAAAGGTATCCATCCTCTCAACAGGAGGAACAATTGCCAGTAAAATAGACTACAGGACCGGCGCTGTCACTTCGCAGTTCTCTGCAGATGATATTCTGCAGGCAATTCCTGAACTTACAGAGATCGCAAACTTCAGCGGCAAGGCTATCTACAACATTCTTTCCGAGAACATGAAGGCAGACTACTGGCAGGAGCTTGCCAGGGCTGTTGTTGAAGAGATCAAAAATGGTGCTGACGGTATTATTATTGCCCACGGTACAGACACCATGATGTATTCAGCCGCTGCATTGTCATTCATGATTAACACACCTGTGCCAATCGTGTTTGTCGGTTCCCAGAGAAGTGCTGACAGGCCAAGCAGTGACAATGCCATGAATGCAATCTGTGCAGCAAAGGTTGCTGTAAGTGGCATAGCAGAAGTAACCGTTGTCATGCATAGTGAGTCATCAGACGATAAGTGTTCAATTCACCGTGCAACCAAGGTCCGCAAGATGCACACTTCCAGAAGGGATGCTTTCAGGTCTATTAATTCAGAGCCAATAGGATATGTTGATTATTCCACAGGCAAGATCATAACTGATCTTTCCTACGTAAAGAGAAACGAAAGGGAACTGGCACTTATGGATTCACTTGAGCCAAAATGTGCCCTTGTGAAATTCACTCCTGGTTCAAGTCCTGATATTCTTGGTTATTTCATCGATGCTGGCTACAAAGGAATCGTCATTGAAGGAACTGGTCTCGGTCACGTATCTACAGACTGGGTTCCACAAATAGAGAGAGCAACATCACAGAAGATCCCTGCAATAATCACTTCCCAGTGTCTTAACGGCAGGATATGTGACAGGGTATACGATACTGGTCGGGATATCTTAAAAGCCGGAGCAATTGAAGGCAAGGATATGCTTCCTGAGGTTGCACTTGTTAAAATGATGTGGACCCTTGGTCAGATACAGAATTATGATGATGCAGTTGATATCCTTAAACAGGATATCAGGTGCGAGATCAATGAGAGGAGCCTTGAATAA
- a CDS encoding DMT family transporter translates to MLPVENLANIFGLLSALSWGAGDFVGGYATRRASAYSAVMATQVTGIIMFPILALVFSESLPSFNNLMWGGLAGFFGAAGLILLYMSMARGKMSIVATLAAVIAIIIPVIYSAINEGLPDTFKIAGFIFALIGIWFIVRMNAGLELGTKDIKYIAVAGILFGLFFISIDSFSSTGIYWPLTFSRITALFMITLFIKITATKITKPTSNAIMLVVLAGIFNTGGVVLFALASVAGRLDVATILSSLSPAVTVLLACVILKEKLAPRQWVGVVASMTAIVLISI, encoded by the coding sequence ATGCTGCCTGTTGAAAATCTTGCAAACATCTTTGGGCTTTTATCCGCATTATCCTGGGGTGCAGGAGATTTTGTAGGTGGTTACGCTACCAGGCGGGCAAGTGCCTATTCTGCTGTAATGGCCACACAGGTCACTGGCATTATTATGTTCCCTATTCTTGCATTGGTCTTTTCAGAAAGCCTGCCTTCATTTAACAATCTCATGTGGGGAGGCCTTGCAGGATTTTTCGGAGCAGCAGGACTGATATTACTTTATATGAGCATGGCTAGGGGAAAAATGAGCATTGTTGCAACGCTGGCCGCGGTAATAGCAATAATCATACCTGTTATATATTCAGCTATAAATGAAGGACTTCCTGACACTTTTAAAATTGCAGGATTCATTTTTGCACTTATTGGCATATGGTTCATTGTCAGAATGAATGCAGGATTAGAGTTAGGGACAAAAGATATAAAATACATAGCAGTTGCAGGTATATTATTTGGCCTGTTCTTTATATCCATTGACAGTTTCAGTTCCACTGGAATTTACTGGCCATTGACGTTTTCAAGAATCACAGCACTGTTCATGATCACGCTTTTCATAAAAATAACAGCAACAAAAATAACAAAACCGACATCAAATGCAATCATGCTTGTTGTTCTTGCAGGAATTTTTAATACAGGAGGCGTTGTCCTGTTTGCTCTGGCTTCTGTTGCAGGAAGGCTGGATGTAGCCACGATTCTATCATCACTGAGTCCTGCAGTTACGGTACTTTTGGCATGTGTAATATTAAAAGAAAAGCTTGCTCCACGTCAATGGGTAGGAGTAGTGGCTTCGATGACGGCTATTGTGCTCATATCGATTTAA
- a CDS encoding ATP-binding protein has protein sequence MNAETANRIKSEFLANMSHELRTPLNSIFGFSQLLNEGIQGELNEKQASYVSNIMKSSKHLIELINDILDLSKVEAGKMELEREKFNIANLIEDTVSSMKPLAKNKNTDLITDIRISDSEIYADRKKIKDILYNLLSNAVKFTPENGRVSIKVNCDNKTLGIEVSDTGIGILEMDQKKIFEPFRQVNSFITREFEGTGLGLAIVKRYVELHGGTLSLKSEPGEGSTFSFVIPIGLETGEY, from the coding sequence ATGAATGCTGAGACTGCTAACAGAATAAAATCAGAATTCCTTGCAAACATGAGCCATGAACTTCGTACACCTCTTAATTCTATTTTCGGATTTTCACAATTACTTAATGAAGGGATACAGGGAGAGCTGAATGAAAAACAGGCCAGCTACGTATCGAATATCATGAAAAGCAGCAAGCACCTTATCGAACTGATAAATGATATCCTTGATCTTTCTAAGGTTGAAGCCGGAAAAATGGAGCTTGAACGTGAAAAATTCAATATTGCCAACCTGATAGAGGATACAGTATCTTCAATGAAACCACTTGCTAAAAATAAGAACACTGATCTAATAACCGATATCAGGATATCGGATAGTGAGATATATGCCGATAGAAAGAAGATCAAAGATATCCTGTACAACCTTCTTTCAAATGCAGTTAAGTTCACACCTGAAAATGGAAGAGTTAGCATAAAGGTCAATTGTGATAATAAAACACTAGGCATTGAAGTTTCAGATACGGGTATCGGTATTTTAGAGATGGATCAGAAGAAAATATTTGAACCATTCAGGCAGGTCAATAGTTTCATAACAAGAGAATTTGAAGGAACGGGACTGGGGCTTGCAATTGTGAAGAGATATGTTGAATTGCATGGAGGAACGCTGAGCCTGAAAAGTGAGCCTGGTGAAGGGAGTACTTTTAGTTTTGTTATTCCTATTGGTTTAGAGACGGGTGAATACTAG
- a CDS encoding PAS domain S-box protein: protein MNVILKGAYGNMNIVGANDASCKYYGWTKEEFTGKKLFHIATLSKEEIKTEIEKAKKGIQNRFISRHKLANNEIRNVEVNSIPFVTDEKTLLCLIIHDITNITAVAEKLQNSEEQYKAFFMDSPISILIHDKDTGEIIDANPTTLTMYGFSSLDKLKANEFWMEAPYSFKEALEWIHKAAAEGTQEFEWLNMKATGELFWERVRLSPITINGVERVMAATIDITRRKKAYDALMNSEGQLRSLLDTIPDLIWLKNTDGVYLSCNAKFERLYGAKEAEIIGKNDYDFVDEELADFFSRNDRRAIHASSVKRRIVINSM, encoded by the coding sequence ATGAATGTCATTTTGAAAGGGGCCTATGGTAACATGAATATTGTTGGTGCAAACGATGCTTCCTGTAAGTATTACGGATGGACAAAAGAAGAGTTTACGGGCAAAAAATTATTTCATATCGCTACACTGTCAAAAGAAGAAATAAAGACAGAAATAGAAAAAGCAAAGAAAGGGATACAGAATCGTTTTATTTCCAGACACAAACTTGCTAACAATGAAATACGTAATGTTGAGGTAAACAGCATTCCCTTTGTTACTGATGAAAAAACATTGCTTTGTTTAATTATTCATGATATTACAAATATAACTGCGGTTGCGGAGAAACTTCAAAATAGTGAAGAGCAGTATAAGGCTTTTTTCATGGATTCGCCGATATCAATATTGATACACGATAAAGATACCGGCGAGATAATAGATGCAAATCCCACCACTCTTACAATGTATGGTTTCTCTTCTCTGGATAAACTAAAGGCAAATGAATTCTGGATGGAAGCTCCATATTCGTTTAAAGAGGCACTTGAGTGGATACATAAAGCTGCAGCTGAGGGAACACAGGAATTCGAATGGCTCAATATGAAGGCAACCGGTGAACTATTCTGGGAACGTGTACGGTTGAGTCCCATAACAATCAATGGCGTTGAAAGAGTTATGGCAGCAACAATTGATATAACCAGACGCAAAAAAGCATACGATGCGCTGATGAATAGTGAAGGACAATTACGTTCGTTGTTAGATACTATTCCGGATCTTATCTGGCTGAAGAATACCGATGGAGTTTATCTATCATGCAATGCCAAATTTGAACGTCTCTATGGAGCAAAGGAAGCAGAGATCATTGGAAAAAACGATTATGATTTTGTGGATGAGGAACTTGCAGATTTTTTTTCCCGGAACGACAGGAGAGCGATTCATGCGTCATCGGTTAAGAGAAGAATCGTGATAAATAGCATGTAG